A genomic stretch from Setaria italica strain Yugu1 chromosome VII, Setaria_italica_v2.0, whole genome shotgun sequence includes:
- the LOC101781541 gene encoding chaperone protein ClpD2, chloroplastic gives MEACCCSSSSAPSASILAAGPDPVLRRRFFAPASAPGGRAPSRPLRAFAVALAASLVPRRGQQQRRRGAGVVRAVFERFTERAVKAVVFSQREARGMGDEAVAPHHLLLGLVAEDRSPAGFLGSGIRVERAREACRDALGKPGPAQAATGLATDVPFSAASKRVFEAAVEFSRNMACNFISPEHIALGLFNLGDPTTNSVLKSLGADPSQLTKQAFGRVQGELAKDGREPVGLSSFKLREKSAAGAGKTAIVKYSNKKKEKSALAQFCVDLTMRASGGLIDPVIGRKEEIERVVQIICRRTKNNPILLGEAGVGKTAIAEGLALKIANGDVPIFLVGKRILSLDVALLMAGAKERGELEARITSLLREVRKAGDVMLFIDEVHTLIGSGIAGRGSKGAGLDIANLLKPALARGELQCIASTTLDEHRLHFEKDKALARRFQPVFVNEPSQEDAVKILLGLRDKYETYHKCKYTLEGINAAVYLSARYIPDRHLPDKAIDLIDEAGSRARMESFKKKKEEQCSILSKSPDEYWQEIRAVQSMHEVALTNRLKYSLDENDTDDNVNTEVIDEDKIASPLTPPTSVDEPILVDSEEIARVTSLWSGIPVQKLTADETKLLVGLDDELRKRVIGQDDAVVAISKAVKRSRVGLNDPDRPIATLLFCGPTGVGKTELTKALAASYFGSESAMVRLDMSEYMERHTVSKLIGSPPGYMGFGEGGTLTEAVRRKPFTVVLLDEIEKAHPDIFNILLQVFEDGHLTDSQGRRVSFKNTLIVMTSNVGSASISSGRRSIGFSTQKDTEDTTYASMKSLVMEELKAFFRPELLNRMDEVVVFRPLEKTQMMAILNIILQEVKSRLLALGIGLEISDSMKNLISQQGYDRSYGARPLRRAVTQLVEDAISEAILFGQFKPGDTILMDTDATGKPCLSRLNDQTVQLSDPATTL, from the exons ATGGAGGCGTGCTGCTGCtcgtcctcgtcggcgccgtcggcgtccatcctcgccgccggccccgacccggtcctccgccgccgcttcttcGCGCCGGCGTCGGCACCGGGCGGGAGGGCGCCGTCGCGCCCGCTGCGCGCGTTCGCGGTCGCGCTGGCCGCGTCCCTGGTGCCGCGGcgggggcagcagcagcggcggcgcggggcgggcgTCGTCCGGGCGGTGTTCGAGCGGTTCACGGAGCGGGCGGTGAAGGCGGTGGTCTTCTCGCAGCGGGAGGCGCGCGGGATGGGGGACGAGGCCGTCGCGCCGCACCACCTGCTGCTGGGCCTCGTCGCCGAGGATCGCTCCCCCGCGGGGTTCCTCGGGTCGGGGATCCGCGTCGAGCGCGCGCGCGAGGCGTGCCGCGACGCGCTGGGCAAGCCCGGGCCCGCGCAGGCCGCCACGGGGCTGGCAACGGACGTGCCGTTCTCGGCCGCCAGCAAGCGCGTCTTCGAGGCCGCGGTCGAGTTCTCCAGGAACATGGCCTGCAACTTCATCTCGCCGGAGCACATTGCGCTCGGACTCTTCAACCTGGGCGATCCCACCACCAACAGCGTCCTCAAGAG CTTAGGAGCAGATCCAAGTCAGCTAACCAAGCAGGCATTTGGCCGGGTCCAAGGGGAACTTGCCAAAGATGGCAGGGAGCCTGTTGGGCTATCTTCTTTCAAGTTACGTGAAAAATCTGCCGCAGGAGCTGGCAAGACTGCAATTGTCAAATattcaaataaaaagaaag AGAAGAGTGCACTAGCTCAGTTTTGTGTGGATTTGACCATGCGAGCAAGTGGAGGATTAATTGATCCTGTTATTGGTCGCAAGGAGGAGATCGAAAGAGTAGTTCAGATTATATGCCGGAGAACAAAGAACAATCCAATTCTTTTGGGTGAAGCGGGTGTTGGTAAAACAGCGATTGCTGAGGGTTTGGCTCTTAAAATTGCTAATGGAGATGTCCCTATTTTCCTTGTG GGAAAGCGTATATTATCACTGGATGTTGCTCTACTTATGGCTGGTGCAAAAGAGAGGGGCGAACTGGAAGCCAGGATTACTAGTTTACTACGTGAAGTGCGCAAAGCAG GTGATGTTATGCTCTTTATCGATGAGGTTCATACTCTTATTGGATCTGGTATTGCTGGAAGAGGAAGCAAGGGAGCTGGCCTTGATATTGCCAATTTGCTGAAGCCTGCACTTGCTAGAGGTGAATTGCAG TGCATTGCATCTACAACTCTGGATGAACATCGGTTGCATTTTGAGAAGGATAAGGCTCTAGCCCGCAGATTCCAGCCAGTATTTGTGAATGAGCCTAGTCAG GAGGATGCTGTGAAGATATTACTTGGTCTGCGTGATAAATATGAAACGTATCACAAATGCAAATACACTTTAGAAGGAATCAATGCAGCAGTTTACTTGTCAGCAAGATACATCCCTGACAGACATCTTCCTGATAAAGCTATTGATCTGATTGATGAAGCTGGTAGTAGAGCCCGAATGGAGTCAtttaaaaagaagaaggaagaacagTGCTCTATTCTCTCCAAGTCCCCAGATGAATACTGGCAGGAGATTAGAGCTGTCCAGAGCATGCATGAAGTG GCACTGACTAACAGGTTGAAGTATTCTCTAGATGAGAATGACACAGATGACAATGTTAATACTGAAGTAATAGATGAGGACAAGATTGCTTCACCATTGACGCCTCCAACTTCAGTTGATGA ACCGATTCTGGTTGATTCGGAGGAAATTGCAAGAGTCACATCATTATGGTCAGGGATACCGGTCCAGAAGTTGACTGCAGATGAAACAAAACTTCTAGTGGGCCTAGATGATGAGCTTAGAAAGCGTGTCATAGGTCAAGATGATGCTGTTGTGGCAATATCTAAAGCTGTGAAGAGGTCACGTGTTGGCCTTAATGATCCTGACAGGCCTATTGCTACACTTCTATTCTGTGGGCCAACCGGAGTCGGAAAAACCGAACTCACCAAAGCACTAGCAGCAAGTTATTTTGGATCT GAGTCAGCTATGGTTAGGTTGGATATGAGCGAGTATATGGAGAGGCATACTGTGAGCAAGCTGATAGGTTCTCCTCCAGGGTACATGGGATTTGGTGAAGGGGGTACTTTGACTGAAGCGGTTCGGAGAAAACCATTCACTGTAGTATTGCTTGATGAAATAGAGAAAGCTCATCCAGATATTTTCAACATTCTTCTCCAAGTATTTGAGGATGGACACCTGACCGATTCACAA GGGCGTAGAGTTTCCTTCAAGAACACATTGATTGTCATGACGTCAAATGTTGGTTCTGCATCAATCTCGAGTGGAAGGAGGAGTATAGGTTTCTCAACACAAAAAGATACAGAGGATACCACATATGCTTCGATGAAATCCCTCGTGATGGAGGAGTTGAAGGCATTTTTCCGGCCTGAATTGCTCAATAGAATGGATGAAGTGGTTGTGTTCCGTCCTCTTGAGAAAACTCAG ATGATGGCTATTCTCAATATAATTCTGCAAGAAGTCAAGAGTAGGCTTCTAGCTCTTGGGATTGGCCTAGAGATATCTGATTCAATGAAGAATCTGATTTCTCAGCAAGGATATGACAGAAGCTATGGTGCACGGCCGCTGAGGAGGGCCGTCACCCAGCTAGTTGAGGATGCGATCAGTGAAGCAATCCTCTTTGGACAGTTCAAGCCTGGTGACACGATATTGATGGACACTGACGCCACAGGAAAACCTTGCTTGAGCCGGTTGAATGATCAGACCGTCCAATTGTCTGACCCTGCAACAACGCTGTGA
- the LOC101781948 gene encoding uncharacterized protein LOC101781948 has translation MDGAKQKPRPLTVMASSSSSQVAAARGMGMANPLAEWTDRVRSLEAGLRAWLAKQPTHVEAAVSTAVGAVQGAALGGLMGTLAPDGGAALPVPPPPLGADPKALASFKQAQALAGGPLVQARNFAVMTGANAGISCVMRRIRGKEDVQGSMAAAFGSGALFSIVSGMGTPNPVTNAITTGVAFAVFQGGFFMIGQKFSQPQSEDTYYSRGRSMLQTLGLQNYEKNFKKGLLTDQTLPLLTDSALRDVKIPPGPRLLILDHIKRDPELTRAN, from the exons ATGGATGGGGCGAAGCAGAAGCCGCGGCCGCTGACGGTgatggcttcctcctcctcgtcgcaggtggcggcggcgcggggcatgGGCATGGCCAACCCGCTGGCCGAGTGGACCGACCGCGTCAGGTCCCTGGAGGCCGGCCTGCGGGCGTGGCTGGCGAAGCAGCCCACCCACGTGGAGGCCGCCGTGTCCACGGCGGTCGGGGCCGTGCAGGGCGCCGCGCTCGGCGGGCTCATGGGCACGCTCGCGCCCGACGGTGGGGCCGCgctccccgtgccgccgccgccgttggggGCCGACCCCAAGGCCTTGGCCTCCTTCAAGCAGGCGCAG GCTCTAGCTGGTGGACCCCTGGTGCAAGCACGAAACTTTGCAGTGATGACTGGTGCGAATGCGGGTATATCCTGTGTTATGAGAAGGATAAGAGGAAAGGAGGATGTCCAGGGCAG CATGGCAGCAGCTTTTGGTTCTGGGGCTCTATTTTCCATCGTGAGTGGAATGGGAACACCAAATCCAGTAACTAATGCAATTACAACTGGTGTTGCATTTGCTGTATTTCAAGGTGGTTTTTTCATG ATCGGTCAAAAGTTTTCGCAGCCACAGAGTGAAGATACATACTATTCTCGTGGAAGAAGCATGTTGCAAACATTAGGCCTTCAGAACTACGAGAAGAATTTCAAGAAGGGTCTCCTGACTGATCAAACCTTGCCCCTCCTTACTGACAG TGCACTCAGAGATGTGAAGATCCCTCCTGGTCCCAGACTCCTCATCCTCGATCACATTAAAAG AGATCCTGAATTGACAAGAGCAAACTAA